From Sphingomonas bisphenolicum, one genomic window encodes:
- a CDS encoding glycoside hydrolase family 3 protein: MVMRRFMAASLLVVALGGAGAPSSSGWRDLNHNGRLDRYEDIRAPIDTRVDDLLKQMTLAEKAGMLLHGTLPTPGSAIGFAGKTYDADATAKLLNDRHISSFISRLVVAPSDLAAQNNAVQKLAEASRLGIPATISTDPRHHFQATLGASTTGGGFSLWPDTLGFAALGDTETVRRFGDIARREYRAVGIHMALSPQADLATEPRWPRFAATFGSDPAEVSRLAGAYVDGFQHGRAGVQPDGVATVVKHWVGYGAEPEGFDGHNYYGRNAPLTDASFARHIRAFDDSLAAHSAGVMPTYVIVHGPRIAGQPIEPVAAGFNKQMLTGLLRGEKGYRGLIVSDWSITNDCPQACMAPDAANPQTPAAIGTPWGMETADKTTRFAKGLNAGIDQFGGANDPAPILDAVAKGLVSEKRIDDSVRRVLRLKFEQGLFDNPYVDEAAAARIVGNPQAQAQADAVQRTSQVLLRNDGATLPVAPGKRIWLHNVDAAAARAAGLTVVEDPAQADIALVRTATPFETLHPHHFFGARQHEGRLDFRADDKDVQAIARASAHVPTIVAVEMDRPAILTAIEPMAKAMLVTFGASDAAVLDVVTGRAVAKGHMPFSLPRSMADVEAQSPDLPDDGPAPAYPRGAGIVLKASAQ; this comes from the coding sequence ATGGTGATGCGCAGGTTCATGGCGGCATCGCTGCTGGTGGTGGCGCTGGGCGGCGCAGGCGCGCCGTCTTCTTCGGGATGGCGCGACCTCAACCATAATGGCCGGCTCGACCGCTATGAGGATATTCGCGCGCCCATCGACACACGGGTCGATGATCTGCTGAAGCAGATGACGCTGGCGGAAAAGGCCGGCATGCTGTTGCACGGCACGCTGCCCACGCCGGGTTCGGCCATCGGCTTCGCCGGCAAGACCTATGATGCCGACGCAACCGCCAAGTTGCTGAATGATCGCCATATCAGCAGCTTCATCTCCCGCCTCGTGGTCGCGCCGTCCGACCTCGCCGCGCAGAATAACGCCGTGCAGAAACTGGCGGAAGCCAGCCGCCTTGGCATCCCCGCCACGATCAGCACCGATCCGCGCCACCATTTTCAGGCGACACTGGGCGCCAGCACCACCGGCGGCGGCTTCTCGCTCTGGCCCGACACGCTGGGCTTCGCCGCGCTGGGCGACACCGAAACGGTGCGCCGCTTCGGCGACATCGCCCGGCGGGAATATCGCGCCGTCGGCATCCATATGGCGCTCTCCCCACAAGCCGACCTCGCCACCGAACCGCGCTGGCCACGCTTCGCCGCCACCTTCGGGTCCGACCCGGCCGAAGTGTCGCGCCTCGCAGGCGCCTATGTCGATGGCTTCCAGCATGGCCGCGCTGGCGTGCAGCCCGACGGCGTCGCCACCGTGGTCAAGCACTGGGTCGGCTATGGCGCAGAGCCGGAGGGCTTTGATGGCCATAACTATTACGGCCGCAACGCGCCGCTGACCGACGCGTCCTTCGCCCGGCATATCCGCGCCTTCGACGACAGTCTGGCCGCCCATAGCGCGGGCGTCATGCCCACCTATGTCATCGTCCATGGCCCCAGGATTGCGGGCCAGCCGATCGAACCGGTCGCCGCCGGCTTCAACAAGCAGATGCTGACCGGCCTGCTGCGCGGGGAGAAGGGCTATCGCGGCCTGATCGTGTCGGACTGGTCGATCACCAATGATTGCCCGCAGGCCTGTATGGCGCCCGACGCCGCCAATCCGCAGACGCCCGCGGCGATCGGCACCCCCTGGGGCATGGAAACAGCCGACAAGACAACGCGCTTCGCCAAGGGGCTGAATGCCGGCATCGACCAGTTCGGCGGCGCCAACGATCCCGCCCCGATCCTGGACGCGGTCGCCAAGGGGCTGGTCAGCGAAAAGCGCATCGACGACTCCGTCCGCCGCGTGCTGCGCCTGAAGTTCGAACAGGGCCTGTTCGACAATCCCTATGTCGATGAAGCCGCCGCCGCGCGGATCGTCGGCAACCCGCAGGCCCAGGCCCAGGCGGACGCCGTCCAGCGCACCAGCCAGGTTCTGCTGCGCAATGACGGCGCCACCCTGCCGGTCGCACCGGGCAAGCGCATCTGGCTGCACAATGTCGACGCGGCCGCCGCCCGCGCCGCCGGCCTCACCGTGGTCGAAGACCCGGCGCAGGCGGACATCGCGCTGGTCCGCACAGCCACCCCGTTCGAAACGCTGCACCCGCATCATTTCTTCGGCGCGCGCCAGCATGAAGGGCGGCTGGACTTCCGGGCCGACGACAAGGATGTGCAGGCGATCGCCCGCGCCTCCGCCCATGTCCCCACCATCGTCGCGGTGGAGATGGACCGCCCCGCCATCCTGACCGCGATCGAGCCGATGGCAAAGGCCATGCTGGTGACCTTCGGCGCCAGCGACGCCGCCGTGCTGGACGTGGTCACCGGCCGTGCCGTGGCGAAGGGGCATATGCCCTTCTCGCTCCCCCGCTCCATGGCCGATGTCGAGGCGCAAAGCCCCGACCTGCCCGATGATGGCCCCGCCCCCGCCTATCCGCGCGGCGCCGGCATCGTCCTCAAGGCGTCCGCCCAGTGA
- a CDS encoding formylglycine-generating enzyme family protein translates to MIHLPGGAFLMGSDRFYPEEAPVRRVQVDGFRIDETPVTNRDFARFVDATGHVTLAEIAPDPKDYPGMDPAMAQAGSLLFQRTGGPVSLDDYSQWWQFSFGTDWRHPHGPDSRIEGLEDHPVVHVAYEDAEAYAKWAGKALPTEAEWEYAARGGLDGADYAWGDALAPDGKMMANYWQGAFPYGNTLEDGYERTSPVRTYPANGRGLYDMIGNVWEWTTDWFAQPRIERKAKGSCCVPANPRGGTKRESLDPASPTAPVPRKVLKGGSHLCAPNYCQRYRPAARHPQAVDSATSHIGFRCIIRDKKGIRS, encoded by the coding sequence ATGATCCACCTGCCCGGCGGCGCCTTCCTGATGGGGTCGGACCGTTTCTACCCGGAGGAAGCGCCCGTGCGCCGGGTGCAGGTGGACGGCTTCCGGATCGACGAAACCCCCGTCACCAATCGCGACTTCGCGCGCTTCGTGGACGCGACCGGCCATGTCACGCTGGCCGAGATCGCACCCGACCCGAAAGACTATCCCGGCATGGACCCGGCCATGGCGCAGGCGGGCTCCTTGCTGTTCCAGCGCACCGGCGGCCCCGTGTCGCTCGACGATTACAGCCAGTGGTGGCAGTTCAGCTTCGGCACCGACTGGCGCCATCCCCATGGCCCGGACAGCCGGATCGAGGGGCTGGAGGATCACCCCGTCGTCCATGTCGCCTATGAAGATGCGGAAGCCTATGCGAAATGGGCGGGCAAGGCGCTGCCGACTGAGGCGGAATGGGAATATGCCGCCCGCGGCGGCCTGGACGGTGCGGACTATGCCTGGGGCGACGCACTGGCGCCCGATGGCAAGATGATGGCCAATTACTGGCAGGGCGCCTTCCCCTATGGCAACACGCTGGAGGACGGTTACGAACGCACCTCCCCGGTGCGCACCTATCCCGCCAACGGCCGTGGCCTGTACGACATGATCGGCAATGTCTGGGAATGGACGACCGACTGGTTCGCCCAGCCCCGGATCGAGCGCAAGGCCAAGGGCAGCTGCTGCGTCCCCGCCAACCCGCGCGGCGGCACGAAGCGCGAGAGCCTGGACCCCGCCAGCCCCACCGCACCGGTCCCCCGCAAGGTGCTGAAGGGCGGATCGCATCTGTGCGCGCCCAATTATTGCCAGCGCTATCGGCCCGCCGCCCGCCATCCGCAGGCGGTGGACAGCGCGACCAGCCATATCGGCTTTCGCTGCATCATCCGGGACAAGAAGGGAATCCGTTCATGA
- a CDS encoding sulfatase family protein, with amino-acid sequence MTTARRALRAAAIAACTLMGPGAFAKPVNAPQPKPTNMIFVLVDDLRYDAMGFLTPGLQTPNIDRLARDGVYFPNAVVTSSLCSPSRATILTGQTARNHGVVDNNNSSEEGLTFFPQYLQQAGYQTGFFGKWHMGFDTDAPRPGFDKWVSFKGQGTYFPTEQLSPEKIAAGERQMLNVDGSHVKRTGYITDELTDYAMNWLEKGRDKSKPFFLYLSHKAVHSDPLPPDRYKAQYSDLKITLPASMADTPENNAGKPLWVRNQRNSWHGADFPYHTNNPMTEQVRDYYRTLSPVDESLGRILAYLKKNHLDKNTMVVFYSDNGFLIGEHGLIDKRNAYEPSVRVPMIVWAPGMVPKGVTNPAVVRNLDLAPTFLDIAHVAKPAQMEGKSFLPVAEGKIDEKTWNPGDFVYEYYWEWSFPQTPTTFAIERDRVKYIQYHGVWDLEELYDLKSDPDEMHNLIEDPKWLDTKITLRKALFDQLANNKGAHVVPYTRKSSSGLVNRNIDGPHAADFPADWYVQPNLPTKMNDLFADSPAKAKADAEGKTYHP; translated from the coding sequence ATGACCACCGCCCGTCGCGCGCTGCGCGCCGCCGCGATCGCCGCCTGCACCCTGATGGGTCCGGGCGCCTTCGCCAAGCCGGTGAACGCGCCGCAGCCAAAGCCCACGAACATGATTTTCGTGCTGGTGGACGATCTGCGCTATGACGCGATGGGCTTCCTGACGCCCGGTCTCCAGACCCCCAATATCGACCGGCTGGCCAGGGACGGCGTCTATTTCCCCAATGCCGTCGTCACCTCCTCGCTCTGCTCGCCCAGCCGCGCGACCATCCTGACCGGCCAGACCGCGCGCAACCATGGCGTGGTGGACAATAATAACAGTTCGGAGGAAGGGCTGACCTTCTTCCCCCAATATCTGCAACAGGCGGGCTATCAGACCGGCTTCTTCGGCAAATGGCATATGGGCTTCGACACCGACGCCCCCCGCCCCGGCTTCGACAAATGGGTCAGCTTCAAGGGCCAAGGCACCTATTTCCCGACCGAACAGCTCAGCCCTGAAAAGATTGCGGCGGGTGAGCGGCAGATGCTCAACGTCGATGGCAGCCATGTAAAGCGCACCGGCTATATCACCGACGAACTGACCGATTATGCGATGAACTGGCTGGAAAAAGGACGGGACAAGTCCAAGCCCTTCTTCCTCTATTTGAGCCACAAGGCGGTCCATAGCGACCCGCTGCCGCCCGACCGGTACAAGGCGCAATATAGCGACCTCAAGATCACCCTGCCCGCCAGCATGGCCGACACGCCGGAAAATAATGCAGGCAAGCCGCTCTGGGTCCGGAACCAGCGCAACAGCTGGCACGGCGCGGATTTCCCCTATCATACCAACAACCCCATGACGGAGCAGGTCCGCGATTATTATCGCACCCTGTCCCCCGTGGATGAGAGCCTGGGTCGCATCCTGGCTTACCTCAAGAAGAACCATCTCGATAAGAATACGATGGTCGTCTTCTATTCCGACAACGGCTTCCTGATCGGGGAACATGGGCTGATCGACAAGCGCAACGCCTATGAACCCTCCGTCCGCGTGCCGATGATCGTCTGGGCGCCCGGCATGGTGCCAAAGGGGGTGACCAACCCCGCCGTCGTGCGCAATCTCGACCTCGCACCCACCTTCCTCGACATCGCCCATGTGGCGAAACCTGCGCAGATGGAGGGCAAGAGCTTCCTGCCCGTGGCCGAGGGCAAGATTGACGAAAAGACCTGGAACCCCGGCGATTTCGTCTATGAATATTATTGGGAATGGAGCTTCCCGCAGACGCCCACCACCTTCGCGATCGAGCGCGACCGGGTGAAATATATCCAATATCATGGCGTCTGGGATCTGGAGGAACTGTACGACCTCAAGAGCGATCCGGACGAGATGCACAATCTGATCGAGGACCCCAAATGGCTGGATACCAAGATCACTTTGCGCAAGGCGCTGTTCGACCAGTTGGCCAACAATAAGGGCGCGCATGTCGTCCCCTACACCCGCAAGTCTAGCTCCGGCCTCGTCAACCGCAATATCGACGGCCCGCATGCCGCCGATTTCCCCGCCGACTGGTATGTGCAGCCCAACCTGCCGACCAAGATGAACGACCTGTTCGCCGACAGCCCGGCCAAGGCGAAGGCGGACGCCGAAGGCAAGACCTACCACCCCTGA
- a CDS encoding MFS transporter, with protein sequence MTASPSPETTRPTVSLGFVAVYVLAQFGIWVALLTPVVMTLALRVGEIASEAEKGRWLGIILAIGGFVALVATPICGALSDRTRSRLGRRRPWLLGGLVVAGAGLLLLGLAPKLLLLGLGWIICQAGFNAMQAGCLPILPDIIPVRWQGRVAGMLGMTSTMGSFAGSWITQYTQGSSLLMFLAPFAITIVSIIILCLILPDRPAASSDDRRLGPIAMLRAIGAPFRDWDFSWAFGSRFLIMMAWSFLLTYQLFFLTDQLSLAKADATQVMVKSMAIIATATIAISLVGGFITDWTGRRKPLVFLAAALEGAGFLTIALAPSVPQFLVGVAMAGIGKGLYFAVDLALLAAILPRPEDSAKDMGVFQIANSLPQSLAPAIAPIILVIGSTSGKDYAAIYLTGMIFALLGAFAICPVRRSR encoded by the coding sequence ATGACCGCATCCCCTTCGCCGGAAACCACCCGCCCCACCGTGTCGCTGGGCTTCGTCGCCGTCTATGTGCTGGCGCAGTTCGGCATCTGGGTCGCGTTGCTGACGCCGGTGGTGATGACGCTGGCGCTGCGCGTCGGCGAGATTGCGAGCGAGGCGGAAAAGGGCCGCTGGCTGGGCATCATCCTGGCGATCGGCGGCTTCGTCGCGCTGGTGGCCACACCGATCTGCGGCGCTCTGTCGGATCGGACGCGCAGCCGCCTCGGCCGCCGCCGGCCATGGCTGCTGGGCGGCCTTGTGGTTGCGGGCGCGGGCCTGCTGCTGCTTGGCCTCGCGCCCAAGCTGCTGTTGCTGGGCCTGGGCTGGATCATCTGTCAGGCCGGCTTCAACGCGATGCAGGCGGGCTGCCTGCCGATCCTGCCCGACATCATCCCCGTCCGCTGGCAGGGCCGGGTCGCGGGCATGCTGGGCATGACCTCCACCATGGGCAGCTTCGCAGGCAGTTGGATCACCCAATATACGCAGGGGTCATCGCTGCTGATGTTCCTCGCCCCCTTCGCGATCACGATCGTCAGCATCATCATTCTCTGCCTCATCCTGCCCGATCGCCCGGCCGCAAGTAGCGATGATCGCCGCCTCGGACCCATTGCCATGCTGCGCGCGATCGGCGCGCCGTTCCGCGACTGGGACTTCAGCTGGGCGTTCGGTAGCCGCTTCCTCATCATGATGGCCTGGTCGTTCCTGCTGACCTACCAGCTCTTCTTCCTGACCGACCAGCTCTCGCTGGCAAAGGCGGACGCGACCCAGGTCATGGTGAAATCGATGGCGATCATCGCCACCGCGACCATCGCCATTTCGCTGGTCGGGGGCTTCATCACCGACTGGACCGGCCGCCGCAAGCCGCTGGTCTTCCTCGCCGCCGCGCTGGAGGGCGCCGGTTTCCTGACGATCGCGCTCGCCCCGTCCGTGCCGCAATTCCTGGTCGGCGTGGCGATGGCGGGGATCGGCAAGGGTCTCTATTTCGCCGTCGACCTCGCCCTGCTGGCCGCCATCCTGCCCCGGCCGGAAGACAGCGCCAAGGATATGGGCGTGTTCCAGATCGCCAACAGCCTGCCCCAGTCGCTCGCGCCTGCCATCGCGCCGATCATCCTGGTGATCGGCAGCACCAGCGGAAAGGATTATGCCGCCATCTACCTGACCGGCATGATCTTCGCCCTGCTGGGTGCGTTCGCCATCTGCCCGGTGCGGCGATCGAGGTGA
- a CDS encoding sulfatase-like hydrolase/transferase, protein MTHSRRDAIKLGAIGIGAAAAPLAAVPGSARLPNILWLVSEDNNPYIGAYGDKVAHTPHIDSLAKKGILYRNSYSDAPVCAPSRFAILTGINPESCSPAQHMRADAKLPSQFKTYPELMRQAGYYCINNPKTDYNCDVDPKAIWDVQGIDGHWRNAPKDKPFLCVFNTGTSHEQHVCQRDAGRVKPEDVRIPAFLPDTETTRRDYAEYYNIMENMDGEIGNWLSQLKNDGLDEDTIVFYYGDNGGVLPRSKRYCYEEGLRVPLIVYIPPKWQHLAPARPGSVIDAPVTLIDLPATLLSIAGIAQPAQMTGTALAGHRIGAPKSYAFGFRDRMDERYDLVRTVTDGRWRYIRNYMPHRALGQHVGFEWDVQASYREWNALHLAGKLTDEQDRFFQPKAFEELYDLQADPDEVNNLIDHPAGLTAARRLRTALDRHMLAINDNGFLPEGAKGEGYFESRDRSIYPLKRLMLVAAAAARRDPRNLKRFATLLDSPVVAVRTWAARGLLILGEDARPAKDALARVVASDPADPVRIVAAEALVGLGEPVEAVALLARLADEDNMLPIRIQAYDALSNIGRAAIPALPVIRKAANAQLRRFIDPEYPKRMAMYLVATLEGSYDPTQEGLSPQACQNATKSPNMFMGPPPSAAWES, encoded by the coding sequence ATGACCCATAGCCGCCGCGACGCCATCAAGCTGGGCGCCATCGGCATCGGCGCCGCCGCTGCGCCGCTCGCCGCCGTGCCGGGCAGCGCGCGCCTGCCCAACATCCTCTGGCTCGTCAGCGAAGACAATAACCCCTATATCGGCGCCTATGGCGACAAGGTGGCGCATACCCCACATATCGACAGCCTCGCAAAGAAGGGCATTCTTTACCGCAACAGCTATTCCGACGCGCCGGTTTGCGCGCCGTCCCGCTTTGCGATCCTGACCGGCATCAACCCGGAAAGCTGTTCGCCCGCGCAGCATATGCGCGCCGACGCCAAACTGCCCAGCCAGTTCAAAACCTATCCCGAACTCATGCGGCAGGCGGGCTATTATTGCATCAACAACCCCAAGACCGACTATAATTGCGATGTCGATCCAAAGGCCATCTGGGACGTGCAGGGGATCGATGGACATTGGCGCAACGCGCCCAAGGACAAGCCCTTCCTATGCGTCTTCAACACCGGCACCAGCCATGAACAGCATGTCTGCCAACGCGATGCCGGGCGCGTAAAGCCCGAGGATGTGCGCATACCGGCATTTCTGCCCGATACGGAAACCACGCGCCGGGATTATGCCGAATATTACAACATCATGGAAAATATGGACGGAGAGATCGGCAACTGGCTCTCGCAACTGAAAAATGACGGCCTGGATGAAGATACCATCGTCTTCTATTATGGCGATAATGGCGGCGTCCTGCCGCGCTCCAAGCGCTATTGCTATGAGGAAGGCCTGCGCGTCCCCCTCATCGTCTATATACCGCCCAAATGGCAGCACCTCGCCCCTGCCCGGCCGGGCAGCGTGATCGATGCCCCCGTCACCCTGATCGATCTGCCCGCGACATTGCTGTCCATCGCCGGTATCGCGCAGCCCGCACAAATGACGGGAACGGCGCTTGCCGGCCACAGGATCGGCGCGCCGAAATCCTATGCTTTCGGCTTCCGCGACCGGATGGACGAGCGCTATGACCTCGTCCGCACCGTCACCGACGGTCGCTGGCGCTATATTCGCAACTATATGCCGCATCGCGCGCTGGGCCAGCATGTCGGCTTCGAATGGGACGTACAGGCAAGCTATCGCGAGTGGAACGCCTTGCACCTCGCCGGCAAGCTGACGGACGAGCAGGATCGCTTCTTCCAGCCGAAGGCGTTTGAAGAACTGTACGACTTGCAGGCCGACCCGGATGAAGTGAATAATCTCATCGATCACCCTGCCGGCCTGACTGCCGCCAGGCGCCTGCGCACCGCGCTCGATCGGCATATGCTGGCCATCAACGACAATGGCTTCCTGCCGGAAGGCGCCAAGGGCGAAGGCTATTTCGAAAGCCGTGACCGCAGCATCTATCCGTTAAAGAGGCTGATGCTGGTCGCGGCGGCGGCGGCGCGGCGCGATCCCCGCAATCTGAAGCGCTTTGCGACATTGCTCGACAGCCCGGTCGTAGCGGTCAGGACATGGGCGGCGCGGGGCCTGCTGATCCTGGGCGAAGACGCGCGTCCCGCCAAAGACGCGCTGGCGCGGGTGGTCGCGTCCGACCCCGCCGATCCCGTGCGCATCGTCGCGGCCGAAGCATTGGTCGGACTGGGAGAGCCGGTCGAAGCGGTGGCCTTGCTCGCCCGACTGGCCGACGAGGACAATATGCTTCCGATCCGGATTCAGGCCTATGACGCCCTGTCGAACATCGGTCGCGCCGCCATCCCGGCGCTCCCGGTCATCCGCAAAGCAGCCAACGCGCAATTACGCCGCTTCATCGACCCCGAATATCCCAAGCGGATGGCGATGTATCTGGTCGCCACATTGGAGGGTTCCTACGATCCGACGCAAGAAGGCTTGTCCCCGCAAGCATGCCAAAACGCCACCAAAAGCCCCAACATGTTCATGGGCCCACCCCCCAGCGCGGCATGGGAGTCCTAA
- a CDS encoding DUF1178 family protein: protein MIVFDLKCAGQSHVFEAWFGSSADYEDQKARGLLACPLCGDVDVTKAVMAPAVGAKGNSRAVAVREEPAAPAMSGADQAKMKALIEALATAQSKALEDSTWVGRGFAEQARAMHYGEKDRSSIHGEVAPAEAKALIAEGVEVAPLPFPVIPPQAKN, encoded by the coding sequence GTGATCGTGTTCGACCTGAAATGTGCGGGCCAGAGCCATGTGTTCGAAGCATGGTTCGGGTCCAGCGCCGATTATGAGGATCAGAAGGCGCGGGGCCTGCTCGCCTGCCCGCTATGCGGCGATGTCGATGTGACCAAGGCGGTGATGGCCCCGGCGGTCGGTGCGAAGGGCAACAGCCGCGCGGTCGCTGTGCGCGAGGAACCCGCCGCGCCCGCGATGAGCGGCGCGGACCAGGCGAAGATGAAGGCGCTGATCGAGGCGCTGGCGACCGCGCAAAGCAAGGCGCTGGAGGACAGCACCTGGGTCGGGCGTGGCTTCGCCGAGCAGGCGCGCGCGATGCATTATGGCGAAAAGGACCGCAGCAGCATCCATGGCGAGGTCGCCCCGGCCGAGGCCAAGGCGCTGATCGCCGAGGGGGTGGAGGTGGCGCCGCTGCCCTTTCCCGTCATCCCGCCGCAGGCCAAGAATTGA
- a CDS encoding carbon-nitrogen hydrolase family protein has translation MRAALFQMTSGIDPAVNAAAIVEMVKRAKGEGADMLFTPEMAGCLDRDRKRAADTLRSEAEDVVLAVVRDAAVREGLWVHIGSLPLKGERADGRWANRSFLIDDSGEIRARYDKIHLFDVDLATGESWRESSVYGPGEQVVAADTPWGRMGFSICYDMRFPDLYRALTNAGATILLAPAAFTVPTGQAHWHVLLRARAIEAGCYVIATAQVGTHADGRTTYGHSVVIDPWGEVLLDMGDAAGLGLAELDLTRIGDVRGRVPALANRRMIPKDVTIS, from the coding sequence ATGCGCGCGGCGCTGTTCCAGATGACCAGCGGGATCGATCCCGCCGTCAACGCCGCCGCCATCGTCGAGATGGTGAAACGGGCGAAGGGCGAGGGCGCGGACATGCTGTTCACGCCCGAAATGGCGGGCTGCCTGGACCGCGACCGCAAGCGTGCGGCCGATACGCTGCGGAGCGAGGCGGAGGATGTTGTGCTGGCCGTCGTGCGCGATGCGGCGGTGCGCGAGGGGCTGTGGGTGCATATCGGATCGCTGCCGCTGAAGGGCGAACGGGCCGACGGGCGCTGGGCCAATCGCAGCTTCCTGATCGACGACAGCGGCGAAATCCGCGCCCGCTATGACAAGATCCATCTGTTCGACGTCGATCTGGCGACGGGCGAAAGCTGGCGCGAATCGTCGGTCTATGGACCGGGCGAACAGGTGGTCGCGGCGGACACGCCCTGGGGCCGGATGGGCTTTTCCATCTGTTACGACATGCGCTTTCCCGATCTTTATCGCGCGCTGACCAATGCGGGGGCGACGATCCTGCTGGCGCCTGCCGCCTTCACCGTGCCGACCGGCCAGGCGCACTGGCATGTGCTGCTGCGCGCGCGGGCGATCGAGGCGGGCTGCTATGTCATTGCGACCGCGCAGGTTGGGACGCATGCCGATGGGCGGACCACCTATGGGCATAGCGTGGTGATCGATCCCTGGGGCGAGGTGCTGCTCGACATGGGCGACGCGGCCGGGCTGGGACTTGCGGAACTGGACCTGACGCGCATAGGGGATGTGCGCGGGCGCGTGCCGGCGCTCGCCAACCGCCGTATGATACCGAAGGATGTGACGATTTCGTGA
- the grxC gene encoding glutaredoxin 3 produces the protein MANVEIYTKAWCGYCARAKALLTDKGVAFQEYDISMGGPRRDEILERAPGRTTVPQIFIDGRHIGGSDDLSALNRDGKLDALLGL, from the coding sequence ATGGCGAATGTCGAAATCTATACCAAGGCTTGGTGCGGCTATTGCGCCCGCGCAAAGGCGCTGCTGACCGACAAGGGCGTGGCGTTCCAGGAATATGACATCAGCATGGGCGGCCCCAGGCGCGACGAAATACTGGAGCGCGCGCCCGGTCGAACCACCGTGCCGCAGATTTTCATCGACGGCCGGCATATCGGTGGCAGCGACGACCTGTCGGCGTTGAACCGGGATGGCAAGCTGGACGCGTTGCTGGGCCTGTGA
- a CDS encoding ComF family protein — translation MMSLLPLLKGVLQPVVDYALPPRCPGCGAIVGADFAFCLSCWSSMELLGEPCCARCGAPFPHDMGAGAECGACMADPPPWDSARAVLAYGDVARTVALRLKYGRRIGLARLIARQMLRHVGDEEALIVPVPLHRWRLWHRGFNQSALIADHLGRLTGWPVDKRALRRVKRTAPLRGMNPRARAKAVRGAFALADASAITGRRVLLIDDVHTSGATAAACARVLKRGGAVDVRLLCWARVLPDADGE, via the coding sequence ATGATGTCGCTCCTCCCGCTTCTCAAGGGCGTTTTGCAGCCTGTCGTCGATTATGCGCTGCCGCCGCGCTGCCCCGGTTGCGGCGCCATCGTCGGCGCGGATTTCGCCTTCTGCCTGTCCTGCTGGAGCAGCATGGAATTGCTGGGCGAGCCTTGCTGCGCCCGTTGCGGCGCGCCCTTCCCGCATGACATGGGCGCGGGGGCCGAGTGTGGCGCGTGCATGGCCGACCCGCCGCCCTGGGACAGCGCGCGCGCGGTGCTGGCCTATGGCGATGTCGCCCGGACGGTGGCGCTGCGGCTCAAATATGGACGGCGCATCGGCCTGGCGCGGCTGATCGCGCGGCAGATGCTGCGTCATGTGGGGGACGAGGAGGCCCTGATCGTGCCGGTGCCGCTGCATCGCTGGCGGCTATGGCATCGGGGGTTCAACCAGTCGGCGTTGATCGCGGATCATCTGGGACGGCTGACAGGCTGGCCGGTGGACAAGCGGGCGTTGCGCCGGGTGAAGCGGACCGCGCCGTTGCGGGGGATGAATCCCAGAGCGCGGGCGAAGGCGGTGCGGGGCGCCTTCGCATTGGCGGATGCGTCCGCGATCACGGGGCGGCGCGTGCTGCTGATCGACGATGTCCATACCAGCGGGGCGACCGCGGCGGCCTGCGCGCGGGTGCTCAAGCGCGGCGGTGCGGTGGACGTGCGGCTGTTGTGCTGGGCGCGGGTATTGCCGGATGCCGATGGAGAATGA